One genomic window of Sulfurovum lithotrophicum includes the following:
- a CDS encoding DUF507 family protein, translated as MRLKPQQTGYVATKIGIDLANAPFITLPKGREAVVEAAKKIIDENLAKERALDEKVKHILDENYDEIEFQHADERQLFFMIKKKMAPEYGVIMNYDDRFNDLAHLILDELYENYLAEYTVNENQVKNVIFKSFKAFADAFDEIDDIVYNKIRNMEKEVIPGSQDYELLYERLYQEELAKRGML; from the coding sequence ATGAGACTAAAACCACAACAGACAGGATATGTAGCGACCAAGATCGGGATCGATCTGGCCAATGCTCCTTTTATTACTTTACCCAAGGGTAGGGAGGCGGTAGTAGAAGCTGCCAAAAAGATCATTGATGAGAACCTTGCCAAAGAGCGTGCGCTTGATGAGAAGGTCAAACATATCCTCGATGAGAATTATGATGAGATCGAATTCCAGCATGCTGACGAGAGACAGCTTTTCTTCATGATTAAGAAGAAGATGGCGCCCGAATATGGGGTCATTATGAATTATGATGACCGTTTTAACGATCTTGCCCACCTTATTCTTGACGAGCTCTATGAGAACTATCTGGCAGAATATACGGTCAATGAAAACCAGGTGAAGAATGTCATCTTCAAATCTTTCAAAGCTTTTGCCGATGCCTTTGACGAAATTGACGATATTGTGTACAACAAGATCAGGAATATGGAAAAAGAGGTGATCCCCGGATCGCAGGACTATGAACTGCTCTATGAAAGACTCTATCAGGAAGAGTTGGCGAAGAGAGGAATGCTCTAA